CATCATGGGTGTGTCGTGTGTATGGTGTCTTCTGTTATTTTAAGTACTGTATGTACTCTTTACTCTATTAAGAGAAGATCCGGTCTGTGGTACGTTGTGTCGTTCTACACGGCGAAAAGAATATTAACAACATTTTTCTGAAATATAAACAAAATCATGTTGCTGCAATGACAACCTATAAGAATCATCTTAAAAAACTGAATGAGCTATTTCAAAGTATACATTCGGTTTTCTTTCAGGAACAGAAAATTTCTTGAGACCTGGAGGTATCGACAGGTGAGCTATCCTCTAGACGAGTTGTTGATATCAATGCTGGAACTTCTCGTGTCAAATATCCCGGAGCTAGGCCATCCTCCAGTTGTTACGATGGAGGGCGGCGGCGTTAGGTTTTGGTTATGTCCACCAGAGCTGGGTGACGCGTCTGGCCCTCCTCCGCCGGTGAGCGTGTCTGGACCGAAGGCTGGCGGTGGTTTCACGGCTTTCTTTGATTTTGATTTGGACCCTCCATTGACAAAAGTCCCTAGTACCACCTGCACATGCCAAACAGAATTGTAAACTTTAATTGTATTGTGTGTCTTCTGAAAACTGTTGAGGAATCGTAATACATGAGATGATCTGGTAGTGACACCTGCACTGTGCTGGCAGCCACCAAGGCTCCACCCAGAACACCTCCAATGACATGCCTCTCTGGGCTGCAGAGCGTGACGCTGAGCCCGTCACTCTGGTTCAGCTGCGCCTCATTCAGATTGTAAGAGCCAGATAAACTCAGGATCTCATACAAGCCCTACAAGCATCCACATCATTGAGGGTTATACATAAGTTTCAGTTGCATTTCTTTGATCTGTTGTTCCCTGCACTGCGTAGGATGGTGGCCTACCTCGTAAATGGAAGGATTGTTGTTGTAAGAAggaggagccattgcggcggaggaggcgtggtctccCAGGTTGCGGAGGACGGCTCTGGAGATGGAGCCCATCGCCGAGAGCACGCACACAGCCCTCGGTGACTGGCTCACGAATGCCGCTATCTTCCCTGCTACATCCTGACAAGGTGACATTTCATCTGTCAGTTCAATCTGCTGCAACATCAGGTGCAACAAGATAACAAAGGAACAAAATGGAATTCTGATAAATTCTGTTGAATGTGAAGATACTCCTTGTTGCCTGGGTTGTTTCAGTTTGCATTGCGGTCATCCATACCTCAGAAGGAGATGCTGTGATGATGTGAGGAGTGAAGCTCGTTCCAGCTGAGCCAGAGAACGCATTGCCTAGACAGAATAACAATTTTCAGAGGCAGGAAGAACGGAAAACCATCGCGCATTAGTAGTACTGTAGTATTATTCTCTAATAACGTGGTTTCAGTAAACTGCAGACTCTAGAGTGCCAGCACGCTGCAACATGTTGAGGATTTCAACTGGTAAGCATAATAAGTGAGATATACTTGTACTACTAAAATCGTTCAGAAAAAAAATTTGTTTTCTTGCAGCTGCCAGCCACATACTACTACAGATGTTCTTTTCCCCATACAGAATACAGAATAATCGACATAATCTATTGGTGAAAGAAACTTTGCAAAAACAATCACCTTTTTTCCGATAAAGAGGGGGAAAATCATCTTAATTAGGAAATTATAAATTGAGAGTTGGCCCTGAAAAAAATATTCAGAGTTGAGCTAGATATATATACTAACCGGAGGGTTTAGGGGAGGAGAGCTTCTTCCCGGTCCCGGGAGGCCTGCCCCGCCGCTTCTTGGCCGCCGCGTCATCCAACCCGCCCGCCATGTCCTGCCCGGACATCGAGCCCAtcctcggcggcggcgcggcgcccaTCATCTGGtgatgttgctgctgctgctgcccctGCGTGGACGCCAGGTGCTGCTTCATGGCCCCGTCGGGCCCGTACTTGCGCGGCCTGCCCCGCTTCCGCTTGACCGGCTCCGGCTGGCTGGCGACCGGCATCGTGCCGCCCGAGCCAGAAACGGAGACCATGTTGCCGGACCCGGACATGTTGCCGCCGTGCATCATGGAGGACGGCGACGGCGTGCCGTCCATGTGGAACTGCATCCCGGAGAGGGAGccggggccgccgccgccgatggaCTGGAGGATGGCCGTGGGGCTCATGCTCATGTTTGGCATAGGGCGGATGACGGAGTGCATCCCGGCGAGGGAGGACGGGCTGTTAtgccctcctccaccgccgccgagCATGCGGTGGTGGTGGGGTGGCTGTTGCGGGTAGAATGGCGGCAGGTCGGACGGTGAGATGAGTTCTTTGCCATCCATGCATGGATCGATCagtagctgctgctgctgctccagCAAGCTTGGGCGATAGGGTTGCTGATCACGGTGAAACACGGCAAGCTTAGCTTCGTCCACCGGCGGCGGCAGCTTGTCTTCCCTTGGCCGCAGGGTAAGAAAAAGAATGGTGGACAGGGAGAGATGAGGGGATGGGAGGCACCACCAGGAGCACGAGCTGCTAGCTAGATCAGATGGAGGGAATGATGGGAGAGAGAGGATGATGAAGGATAAGATGACGCGGTTGGCCTACATGCACAAGAGGGAGGGGCAAGTAGCCGGGATGTGTTTTTCagcggggaaggggaaggggaagggtggGACTGGGATGGGATGGGTACAGCGCAGAGGAGAGCCGAGACGACGGATGGATGGAACGGCGGCAAGGCAAGGCGGGCAGCAGCAGCGCCCCACGCGACACATCCATCCTCCGGCGGGGCGATAAGATTTGGGTTCCGTTCCTTTCGCCCAACGAAAAGGCGCTGGATCGATCGATCCGCCCGTCGCCGCCGTAGCTTTCGTCGGGCGCGCGGCATCGCTAGCTTGACACGGCccatccatccatccatggcGTGGGGTGGCATGTCGCTACCCGGCCACTCCATCCGCCCCCACTCTACAGTCAAGGGAATAGAAGCCTCCTACATGGGCCCTGCGTGCCATATACTCATCATGCATGCAGCTCCTTTGAGATATTTTCATGCTTGTTCTTTGTGCTACAAGTAATAGTGATTAGTTGCACGATTACATTTTCGATGATGGAAGGAAGAATACTAACTTTTATCAACTTTTATCGTGTCGCCGTCAAACCGATGCACACACATAGGAGCTCAAACTCGGAATGGCCATATGTCTCATATACTGAGACCGACCCGGTGTAATGCTTAAACATTTTAAGTAATAAAGTGTCATCTCTATCACATGGTAGATAACATGATCACCGGTGACTAAATAACCAGAGTCCTCTTCGATGGGCGGTGGTGATCAATGTCAAGCTATATTCTTTTTTGCCCAGTCCTTCCTCTCTCACGAAAGTTGGTCTCTCCGCTAGCCGTTGAAATCTTGGATGTGTGAGGCTTGTACGTGTGCATATGCGTTGGTGTTGGGTTTATACGTCGAGGAAGACAATGATTCACGCGGGTGAGAATATTACACATATATTGTATTGACATGATCACATACTACATATTTTCTTGTGCCTAACATACATACGTCTCCGTAGGCAGATCGAAAACTCATTAATAAAATTGCAAGTGACCGAGAGGCCGGGCAATGTCTACGGCCAGTCTAGAGGCTAGTGGGAACCTATAGCCAAATACTTGAATAGTACTGCCATCTCTTTTGCGCTATACCCATGGATAGGTTTTACGAAAAATGAAGTGCTTTGACAATTATTCATAAGGTTTTGATCTCCACACCTCCAAAGATGAACTTTAGATTGACTCCCTCTCACACATTAGCAATGGGAAAGTTTTCTTCATTAAGAATTATGTATAAATCCCAAAAGTGAATACCAATACTATAGGAACCAAACCATTGATCCTCCCATAACTTGGTTCTCTCACCATTCTTTACTTTCTACGTATAACCCATTTTTGCAGCCCTAGCAGCCAACATCACAcctttccaaaaaaaaaaggtgAGACACTAGACTCAGGGCATGCAAAGACATTAGGTTCTTTCATTCTATATAGCTAGATGATATTTATGGCGCTCTTCATAATTATTAGTGAGCAATCTGAGAATTGAGCAGATTTATTACTCATTTAAGAAATTTGATAACACAGATCAAATAATTTAGGATGTTGCCAATCATGCTTTAATAAGTATGATCTTAGACTTATAAGACAAGAGTTTTCCTCTCCAACCCCGTCAAAGGGAAGTCACGTAACTTCTAACATAGATTTTGAGCATAAATTTGAGCTTCAGCTCTCTCAACATTAATGGGAACTAGATCAAGCGATCCTAATACCCGGCATCTGCCCCTTTGATTTAAGTTCTCTTGGGTCATTGTTCAGTTGTATAGTTCCTTTAATTTTGCATCGTATGGGCTTCCCCTACGGTAATGTGGTTAAAAATTCCCTTTATGACACCATATTAAGCAGAAAATGTCTATCTACTATATCATAGGATTTTTCATAATCCAGTTTAAAGATAAAACCGGATACTTTTTTCTTCACAACATCATGAATAATTTTATGTGCTGAAACAACAAACTCAATGATAAACCTTCCATTGATGGCGACGGTTTTGATTGAGGCAATAAGTCATCACTAATTCCTCGAAACCTATTAGTGACACATTTGGAGAAGATTTTAAAGCTATAATTGGTTAAGCCAATGGGACTAAACTTTAGAATTGTAACTGCATCATGCTCTTTTGGAATCAGAGAGAGTAAAGAGAAACCGAGCCTACAAACATCATGTTCTCATCTATTCCAGTCTTCGAACCTATACAATAGATCAAACCCCAAAACTActgataaaataaaaagaaaaaaacatcctGTACCGGTGCACGTTTAGCATAAGAGACAAAAATGGTAGTTTAATTTCTTCATCACTAAACACATCTTCTTGGACTAGTGACTTTCACACATGGTTCCCAGAAACCGTCCTGTAAAGTAATATTTAAAGTTTACTCGGAACCAAACAAATTCTTATAATAATGCACTCACGTTTGATTATACCTGTAGTATCATGGACTTCTCCATCAGGGTCTTGTAGAATATGGAtttgtttcttcctcctcttaTTGACAATAACATGGAAATAATAAGTATTTTTTTATCTCCCTCTAGaatatctctctctagatctatgtcTAGCTTTCATTTCTTCATTCCTTCAAACGCCTCTATAACTCTCTTTCACTACCTCTCATTTGGTTTTAGCACTTGGAGACAAgggttgggtttcagacatggtgtCCATCGTCCGCATTAAATAATAATTAGCTTCTTATGCTCGTTTTGCTTAGACTCCATATTAAATGCCTGACCTTTCACCACTATCCCAAGATTTCTTTCCTTGAATTACCAGATGTCAATAGATTTAGACATATTGCAAGGAAGGTTCCTAGTTTTTTATTTTAACTCTTTAAAACCCTCCTTCTTTAACCACCACCTTTTCAACCTGAACTGTCTTTTACTATGGACTGCAGGGCAAAAAGCCCCACAAAAAAAATATTATATAAAAAGAACACACCAAATAAGGTACAAGAACCTGAAGCTAAGcagaaaaggagggggcgagaaGCCACCAAACAACTACCTATCTGTGTACAAAGAAATTACAAAAGGCTAGCAACCCAAGAGATCAAAATAGCTCTAT
This region of Lolium perenne isolate Kyuss_39 chromosome 2, Kyuss_2.0, whole genome shotgun sequence genomic DNA includes:
- the LOC127336621 gene encoding AT-hook motif nuclear-localized protein 10 — protein: MDGKELISPSDLPPFYPQQPPHHHRMLGGGGGGHNSPSSLAGMHSVIRPMPNMSMSPTAILQSIGGGGPGSLSGMQFHMDGTPSPSSMMHGGNMSGSGNMVSVSGSGGTMPVASQPEPVKRKRGRPRKYGPDGAMKQHLASTQGQQQQQHHQMMGAAPPPRMGSMSGQDMAGGLDDAAAKKRRGRPPGTGKKLSSPKPSGNAFSGSAGTSFTPHIITASPSEDVAGKIAAFVSQSPRAVCVLSAMGSISRAVLRNLGDHASSAAMAPPSYNNNPSIYEGLYEILSLSGSYNLNEAQLNQSDGLSVTLCSPERHVIGGVLGGALVAASTVQVVLGTFVNGGSKSKSKKAVKPPPAFGPDTLTGGGGPDASPSSGGHNQNLTPPPSIVTTGGWPSSGIFDTRSSSIDINNSSRG